From one Gadus morhua chromosome 8, gadMor3.0, whole genome shotgun sequence genomic stretch:
- the LOC115548832 gene encoding uncharacterized protein LOC115548832, whose protein sequence is MFASVQGRYVEHVIQQSLPIDVLQRNLQSSVKLEDDPEEQWCKRDTSSGSSKRKSKYFNPPKNIPNPKTKTKSKKIIKVEQNQRVEDAQLNLLWKKRGTEIIVATLPSQVKGRSLFIHHTDLRCLRPHLWLTGEIIQGLLHLSAFTYNVVDTIYLMDYYTAGVLLFGDRATTRRHTLPKVNFDNFDGILSFVHVNKNHWNMLYIHAKSGTVYQMDPSPASSELEDSTHAAQRLQEYLKIRKHQGKTDWVDVKWKGGVMPHPVQMDGCSCGVIVVEMARAVMEAFPEFPKMNFSTKRRAMEEARRDMALQVLESSVFDEETCSMCGADKPPGQAPPVTDWIQCDNCDRWFHNLCLNMDQNKLKELKKRQWLCVLCR, encoded by the exons ATGTTTGCCTCAGTGCAGGGGAGGTATGTTGAACATGTGATTCAACAAAGCCTGCCAATTGATGTACTTCAGAGAAACCTTCAAAGCTCTGTTAAGCTGGAAGATGACCCAGAAGAGCAATGGTGTAAGAGGGACACCTCTTCTGGCAGTTCAAAGCGCAAGTCAAAATATTTCAATCCTCCAAAAAACATTCCAAACCCCAAGACCAAGACCAAAAGCAAGAAGATCATAAAAGTGGAGCAGAATCAACGGGTTGAAGATGCACAA TTAAACTTGCTGTGGAAAAAGAGGGGAACAGAGATAATTGTTGCAACCCTGCCATCCCAAGTGAAGGGTCGGAGCCTCTTCATCCACCACACTGATCTACGGTGTCTACGACCCCACCTGTGGTTGACAGGAGAG ATAATTCAGGGATTGCTGCATCTCAGTGCCTTCACGTACAACGTGGTGGACACCATTTACCTAATGGATTATTACACCGCAGGTGTACTTTTATTTGGTGACAGAGCTACTACACGTCGCCACACTTTACCTAAG GTAAACTTCGATAACTTTGACGGAATCCTGTCATTTGTCCACGTGAACAAAAATCACTGGAACATGCTG tacattcatgcaaagtcTGGTACTGTGTACCAAATGGATCCCTCACCAGCATCCTCTGAGCTTGAGGACTCTACCCATGCGGCTCAGAGACTACA GGAATACTTGAAGATTAGAAAACATCAGGGGAAAACTGACTGGGTGGATGTGAAGTGGAAAGGAGGAGTGATGCCCCACCCAGTGCAAATGGATGGTTGCAGCTGTGGTGTCATTGTTGTTGAA ATGGCCAGAGCAGTGATGGAAGCCTTCCCTGAGTTCCCCAAAATGAACTTCTCAACAAAAAGGAGAGCCATGGAAGAGGCGAGGAGAGATATGGCTCTCCAAGTCCTTGAATCATCAG TCTTTGATGAGGAGACTTGTTCGATGTGTGGAGCTGACAAGCCCCCTGGACAAGCACCTCCCGTTACAGACTGG ATCCAGTGTGATAATTGTGACCGGTGGTTCCATAACCTTTGCTTGAACATGGACCAAAATAAGTTAAAGGAACTCAAGAAAAGGCAATGGCTGTGTGTTTTATGCCGATGA